The Xiphophorus hellerii strain 12219 chromosome 5, Xiphophorus_hellerii-4.1, whole genome shotgun sequence genome window below encodes:
- the LOC116719837 gene encoding arf-GAP with dual PH domain-containing protein 2-like isoform X2, which produces MASQSRNNKILLDLVQQPGNNQCADCAAPEPDWASYTLGMFVCLNCSGMHRHLSAVSKVKSIRLDYWEDSLVQFMQERGNSVAKAFFEKCVPAFYYRPQQHDCIVLKEQWIRAKYERREFTGENSEFLQTYNFDLFESTLWKKGRDNKQFLKRIFVLSQKDFTLRYFTKEDSKVAKAVISMKDLNAYFQPQKIGHPHGLQISYLEDERTRNLFVYHENGQVIVSFFNAIRATRLAYLLKKHPTLQHIDLIPQITNHCLKEGYMEKTGPTQREPFKKRWFTLCSVNRKLLYCKSPLDATDLGAVFIGSQDHGYSVSESSGRCTRSGRWHCGIAMETPSRQFVFMCEQEQERREWMEAFRKVIAQPMTPEDYANEATLRRGK; this is translated from the exons ATGGCCAGTCagagcagaaacaacaaaatcctTCTGGATCTGGTGCAGCAGCCGGGAAACAACCAATGTGCTGACTGTGCAGCTCCTG AGCCTGACTGGGCCTCGTACACTCTTGGCATGTTTGTGTGCCTAAACTGTTCGGGCATGCACCGCCACCTGTCTGCTGTCAGCAAAGTGAAATCCATACGCCTGGATTACTGGGAAGATTCCTTAGTGCAG TTCATGCAAGAGCGGGGGAATTCTGTTGCTAAAGCCTTTTTCGAGAAATGTGTCCCTGCCTTCTATTACAGGCCACAGCAACACGACTGCAT TGTTCTTAAGGAACAATGGATCCGTGCAAAGTATGAAAGACGGGAGTTCACGGGAGAAAACAGCGAGTTTCTTCAGACTTACAACTTTG ATTTATTTGAATCAACACTATGGAAGAAGGGCAGAGACAACAAACAGTTTCTCAAGAGAATCTTCGTGCTGTCGCAGAAGGATTTCACCCTCAGATACTTCACTAAGGAGGAT TCCAAGGTTGCCAAAGCAGTTATCAGCATGAAGGATCTTAATGCATATTTCCAGCCACAGAAAATCGGTCATCCTCATGGGCTGCAGATTTCCTATCTGGAGGATGAGCGTACAAGGAACCTGTTTGTTTACCATGAGAATGGGCAG GTCATCGTGTCATTCTTCAATGCTATTCGTGCCACACGCTTGGCATATCTCTTGAAGAAACATCCCACTCTACAACATATTGAT CTAATACCTCAGATAACAAATCATTGCCTGAAAGAGGGCTACATGGAGAAAACTGGCCCAACG caacGTGAGCCGTTCAAGAAGAGGTGGTTCACTCTGTGCTCAGTGAACAGGAAACTCCTGTACTGTAAATCTCCACTG GATGCCACGGATCTAGGCGCCGTCTTTATCGGGTCCCAAGACCACGGCTACTCTGTGTCAGAGAGCAGCGGCCGGTGCACGAGGTCAGGCCGGTGGCACTGTGGGATTGCGATGGAAACTCCAAGCAGGCAGTTTGTGTTCATGTGTGAGCAGGAGCAGGAGAGAAGGGAGTGGATGGAGGCCTTCAGAAAGGTCATCGCGCAGCCCATGACCCCAGAGGATTACGCCA ATGAAGCCACTTTGAGGAGAGGGAAATGA
- the LOC116719837 gene encoding arf-GAP with dual PH domain-containing protein 2-like isoform X1, which produces MASQSRNNKILLDLVQQPGNNQCADCAAPEPDWASYTLGMFVCLNCSGMHRHLSAVSKVKSIRLDYWEDSLVQFMQERGNSVAKAFFEKCVPAFYYRPQQHDCIVLKEQWIRAKYERREFTGENSEFLQTYNFDLFESTLWKKGRDNKQFLKRIFVLSQKDFTLRYFTKEDSKVAKAVISMKDLNAYFQPQKIGHPHGLQISYLEDERTRNLFVYHENGQVIVSFFNAIRATRLAYLLKKHPTLQHIDLIPQITNHCLKEGYMEKTGPTQREPFKKRWFTLCSVNRKLLYCKSPLDATDLGAVFIGSQDHGYSVSESSGRCTRSGRWHCGIAMETPSRQFVFMCEQEQERREWMEAFRKVIAQPMTPEDYASTMTLFQQTPCRAFQIKDASSLPTLFLVSLQMKPL; this is translated from the exons ATGGCCAGTCagagcagaaacaacaaaatcctTCTGGATCTGGTGCAGCAGCCGGGAAACAACCAATGTGCTGACTGTGCAGCTCCTG AGCCTGACTGGGCCTCGTACACTCTTGGCATGTTTGTGTGCCTAAACTGTTCGGGCATGCACCGCCACCTGTCTGCTGTCAGCAAAGTGAAATCCATACGCCTGGATTACTGGGAAGATTCCTTAGTGCAG TTCATGCAAGAGCGGGGGAATTCTGTTGCTAAAGCCTTTTTCGAGAAATGTGTCCCTGCCTTCTATTACAGGCCACAGCAACACGACTGCAT TGTTCTTAAGGAACAATGGATCCGTGCAAAGTATGAAAGACGGGAGTTCACGGGAGAAAACAGCGAGTTTCTTCAGACTTACAACTTTG ATTTATTTGAATCAACACTATGGAAGAAGGGCAGAGACAACAAACAGTTTCTCAAGAGAATCTTCGTGCTGTCGCAGAAGGATTTCACCCTCAGATACTTCACTAAGGAGGAT TCCAAGGTTGCCAAAGCAGTTATCAGCATGAAGGATCTTAATGCATATTTCCAGCCACAGAAAATCGGTCATCCTCATGGGCTGCAGATTTCCTATCTGGAGGATGAGCGTACAAGGAACCTGTTTGTTTACCATGAGAATGGGCAG GTCATCGTGTCATTCTTCAATGCTATTCGTGCCACACGCTTGGCATATCTCTTGAAGAAACATCCCACTCTACAACATATTGAT CTAATACCTCAGATAACAAATCATTGCCTGAAAGAGGGCTACATGGAGAAAACTGGCCCAACG caacGTGAGCCGTTCAAGAAGAGGTGGTTCACTCTGTGCTCAGTGAACAGGAAACTCCTGTACTGTAAATCTCCACTG GATGCCACGGATCTAGGCGCCGTCTTTATCGGGTCCCAAGACCACGGCTACTCTGTGTCAGAGAGCAGCGGCCGGTGCACGAGGTCAGGCCGGTGGCACTGTGGGATTGCGATGGAAACTCCAAGCAGGCAGTTTGTGTTCATGTGTGAGCAGGAGCAGGAGAGAAGGGAGTGGATGGAGGCCTTCAGAAAGGTCATCGCGCAGCCCATGACCCCAGAGGATTACGCCAGTACGATGACGTTGTTCCAGCAAACCCCATGCAGAGCATTTCAGATCAAAGACGCTTCCTCACTACCAACTCTCTTTCTTGTTTCCCTACAGATGAAGCCACTTTGA